The following proteins are encoded in a genomic region of Drosophila suzukii chromosome 4, CBGP_Dsuzu_IsoJpt1.0, whole genome shotgun sequence:
- the pan gene encoding protein pangolin isoform X12 → MPNCGSSNGGRTSDSKELINIKKNRRHEEQRIKQHKFFFDNLKIDQDNFDNSYDQYTKSDNTTSNDHSTSNDLEKIFVVPSRSSAGIAASLSELLLRQPKAISQHWQTAPETESCQEEVYSNQNELFSCIYTNSMLNQQKCSQQQLLATQLFYARLFQPHLAEQDFSSEKFTDRTPNMVHLAGLKKPMIGQDELARTPSSQDNNNNIELTNDLENCSRCEDQPLFEFTKVHKNQRTAQKNMQELENCNSVLNKAHHFIQSKESKCTDEYDLQHTCEFIRENKSVLIDVKNRLEKLSVLSAKFKKSLSVRQCHVDVNNGSDSALEATVGRQLDGNCKSIERVLEQVKRLYNQWSSAELYYRRSLQRLGLTSEEGVECSPTPTHTIMALAAIALSEERELSIKKTTGIDPENLEVESRSTKPKTLNEIEDIILQLASAVNMHQSSVPSTTPDVYSDGVKSDFEETTLIPTCIWHTNKRRFRHKEEVEQCTTAAEIILEYASLSSSSNANTLRVPDTSTSVSNFTDAVENCSVATQSPIMLSNNREGSAVSVITDPSFFSEFPTAPSTPSTSSNSGCSTGIVSGIFGLGHNRRKPRFARRIETLTSGSSTPKTIKGSGDQEFSYQLLTSPKSAKKTENLAPQISTTTPSIKIAVTTTQERSITNMFKARLCALSADTGTLESEIVPMLDAPYDLSIGTKIKPMNLDTKNSSNTQSNDAKETSNDKKKPHIKKPLNAFMLYMKEMRAKVVAECTLKESAAINQILGRRVTI, encoded by the coding sequence ATGCCCAACTGTGGATCATCTAATGGTGGAAGGACTTCGGATTCAAAAGAATtaataaacattaaaaaaaatagacGCCATGAAGAACAACGAATAAAGcaacataaatttttttttgataatttaaaaatagacCAGGACAATTTTGATAACTCCTATGACCAATACACGAAATCTGACAACACTACTAGCAATGACCATAGTACTAGCAATGATTTGGAAAAAATCTTTGTTGTCCCATCAAGAAGTTCGGCAGGAATAGCAGCGTCGTTGTCCGAACTGCTCTTACGCCAGCCGAAAGCTATTTCTCAGCATTGGCAAACAGCACCAGAAACAGAAAGCTGTCAAGAAGAGGTGTATAGCAATCAAAATGAACTATTTTCATGTATATACACTAATAGTATGCTAAATCAACAAAAATGCTCGCAGCAGCAGCTTTTGGCCACGCAACTTTTTTATGCACGGCTTTTTCAGCCTCACCTAGCAGAACAAGATTTCTCGTCGGAGAAATTTACCGATAGGACTCCAAATATGGTTCATCTCGCAGGATTAAAGAAGCCCATGATTGGACAAGATGAGCTGGCACGAACACCATCCTCGCAagataataataacaatattgAGTTAACTAATGATTTGGAAAATTGCTCAAGATGTGAGGATCAACCATTATTTGAATTTACTAAAGTTCATAAAAATCAGAGGACTGCGCAAAAAAACATGCAGGAATTGGAAAATTGTAATTCTGTTTTAAATAAAGCACATCATTTTATCCAAAGTAAGGAATCGAAGTGCACAGATGAGTACGACCTACAACATACGTGTGAATTTATCCGGGAAAACAAAAGCGTACTAATCGACGTTAAAAATAGACTCGAAAAACTTTCTGTACTTTCGGCAAAATTTAAGAAAAGCCTGAGTGTGCGTCAATGTCACGTCGATGTAAATAATGGTTCGGATTCAGCACTTGAGGCAACTGTGGGGCGACAACTAGATGGGAATTGCAAGTCAATTGAAAGAGTACTTGAACAAGTAAAACGGCTTTATAATCAGTGGAGCAGCGCTGAGCTCTACTACCGTAGAAGTTTACAACGCTTAGGACTCACTTCAGAAGAAGGTGTTGAATGTAGTCCTACCCCAACACACACCATTATGGCTTTGGCTGCGATAGCATTATCTGAAGAAAGAGAGCTTTCAATTAAGAAAACCACTGGTATTGACCCTGAAAACCTCGAAGTTGAAAGCCGGTCGACAAAACCTAAAACACTGAACGAAATAGAGGATATAATACTACAACTAGCTTCAGCTGTTAATATGCACCAATCTAGTGTGCCTAGCACCACACCTGATGTCTACAGTGATGGCGTCAAGAGCGATTTCGAAGAAACAACTTTAATACCCACTTGCATTTGGCATACTAATAAGCGGAGATTTCGGCATAAAGAGGAGGTTGAACAGTGTACCACTGCAGCTGAGATTATTTTAGAATATGCTTCATTGTCTTCATCATCTAATGCAAACACGCTACGCGTGCCGGATACTTCCACATCTGTTTCTAACTTTACTGACGCTGTAGAAAATTGTAGTGTCGCAACACAATCGCCTATTATGTTAAGTAACAATCGGGAAGGCTCAGCTGTGTCAGTCATTACGGACCCTTCATTCTTTTCCGAATTTCCTACTGCACCTTCTACACCTTCGACAAGTAGTAACAGTGGCTGCTCGACTGGAATAGTATCTGGAATCTTTGGATTAGGTCACAATCGGAGAAAACCACGATTTGCAAGGCGTATTGAAACTCTGACTTCAGGTTCTTCTACACCTAAAACTATAAAGGGGAGTGGCGATCAGGAATTCTCTTACCAGCTACTTACTTCCCCAAAATCAgcaaaaaaaacagaaaatttgGCGCCTCAAATTTCTACGACCACACCTTCAATTAAAATTGCTGTGACAACCACGCAGGAACGTTCTATAACCAATATGTTCAAGGCGCGACTTTGCGCATTATCGGCAGATACTGGAACACTCGAGTCTGAAATTGTACCAATGCTAGATGCTCCGTATGACTTAAGTATTGGAACCAAGATAAAACCCAT